TCACCCATCAATGCCACAGCCACGCTCACCGCGGATGGCCGGCTTCGAACAGCAAAACCCGGAAACTGGAACCGGGGAACCGCTGTTGGTACAGCCCTGTTAACAGGATCTGCGAATGGTGTGAACGGCCTTGATGCCGACACGATTTACTACGTGAATAAAGCTCAGGAGGTCGGCAACGAACTCTTGCTCTCGCTGGCATCTGACTATCAACCGTCTTACGCCAGCAACGGAATCCCGATTGGTGGCGCTGGATCCCCCACCCCTGGCTCGGAGCTCTCGCTCAATGGTGCGCCGGGCAGCCGCCTGTCGTTCGGATGGATTAATCCCGTCGCGCAACTCGGATCCAGTCAGTTGGCAGGTGAAACCAATGCCAGCACGACCCTCGCCATCGAAAGCGATGGATCCATCGCTCTCAGCCTCTCAAGCTTCAAGCCTCAATCCAATGTGCGGAACTGGCTTCCCATCCCGTCGGTCACCGGTTCAGGGTCCTCCAACCCAGCCAATGCCAATGAATTCCAGGTGATGGTCCGCTACTACCTGCCGAAAACGGATACACCATCGGTCCTCGCGCCCAATAACCGACGGCGTGGGTCTCCCGACCTTTATGTGCCTCCAATGATTCAGCGTCTTGGGCTCAACCGCCTCGATACCTGGGATCTCTTGAGCGAACATGGCGAGGCGCTGGTGAAAGCCAAAGAACCGACATTCGGTTCCACCCATCCATTCGATATCCCGTCAGCGTTCAACGGCGATGTCGTTGGAGCCCTAATCGACCTCAGCATCCTGCCTCAGGCCCTCAACGGACAGACCGCAACGGTGAATTACAGCTACTCCCGAGACTGCGCCTACGACAACCGGCTCTTCTTCTATGTCATCGACGACCTCACAGGCAGCATCGACGGTGTTGCGCCGGATGACAGCAGCTACCTGGTGAAAGCCTGGGAGAATCGGGTGCACCCCGAGACCCCGATTGCAACGAGCATCGGTTCGACCCAGAAAGGGGCCATCGAGCTGACGACAGGTCAGCTCTACGCCCCGATCGTGCACAACGGCGAAGGATTGATCTTCACAGCCTTCGACAACGCCAATCCAGGTGGCTACCGACATTTCGATCTACTCAGCGGTAGCAGCTTCGCCTTTGAGGATCAGCTCATTGGCGGCCGTACGCATGACCGCAATGACGGCCTGTTCACGATTCACTCGATTGACCTTTGAGCCAAGGCTCCACCTCCTGACCCTCTTGATGGAGAGAAATCTGACTGTGACCTAACTCGCTAGCCAGGGCCAGTCGATGCCCAGGGTCTCCAGCGGATCCATCACCAGCTTGTTGAGGGCACGACCCAACAGCACCTGCGGTTCATCGGCCCGGATCGGAACCACCGGATGCTGGCGGCTGCGCGGTACGCCGTCACCACGCACAATGCCGCGCCGCAGCAATGAGTTACCCGCTTCCAGACCGCACACGTAAGCGCGTTCCTGGCACAGACCTTTGGCACCGTGTTCTTTATCACCCATCCGCACCCAGTCGCCGGCACAAACCACTGGCGCCAATGAGGTTTCGAGGGGCGGTCGCTTGCTGAAGCTGCCTGGTGAAAACAAAGACACCGAACGCGGATACCGACGCACCTCCTGATCCACGACCCGGGCCTCGGCGAAAGCAGGCTGCGCCATCGGCAGCAGATCCTGCTTCAGACAGTCGACGATGCCCTGATCACTCAATTCAGCAATCGCCGTAGCGTTGTAGAAGTCGCTGGCAATCACCGAGCCCTGCACGGGCTGACCACCCCAGAGCTCCTGCTCATTAGCTTTCTGCAGCTGATCCAGCATGAAAAAAGTGGCCCCGGCACCGTGAAGCGCAGTGAAGCGCGAGAACACATTGGCGGGATCGGCAACCGGTACGTAGCGATCCAGCCATAGCCGCACCGACACCACATCGATCGAACCAAGAGTGCCGGCCTGCACCAGCTCCGGTGCCAGCACACCACACTCTGGCGATTGCGCCATCAAGGCACCCATTCCCTTAGCTCCCATTGCCAGCACTACCGCATCCACGTCATCCAGAACATCCCTGCTCCCCGTCATCACGTTGCGGGTTTCCAACGACCGAATCGTCTGGCCGTCGGCTGACACGTTGAGTTTGGTCGCCAGCGTGCCGCCCAGCACCGCGAGTTGATGGCGCTCCCGTAGCCGGTTACTGAGTGGTGCAATCAGCTGTTCGGCAATGCTCTTGGAGCGAATCCAGCGCACATCAAACGAGTCTTGGTGAGCCAGGGCGTAGTAATACAGAAGCTCCATGGTCACCGCCGCCGAAAGCTCCTCCGGCGGCTTGAACAGCCCCACCAGCAGCGTAGGGCGCAGGAAATCGTCGATCATGCGATCACTGATCCGCAGCTGTTTAAACAGCGTCAGCGCATCGATCGCGTCGTAGCTCCGGTACACCGCGTCGCTGCGGTTGAGATCGAGCATGGCGTAGAGCAGACCAGCGATGCTGAGCCGATCAGACACGGGCAGGCGCTTGAAGTTCTTCACCGTGGCCAACACCTGCCCGACAGGACTGGGCAACTGCGGCGCATCACCAAACACAGGCGCGGTGGCCTCCAAACCATCCGGCGACCAAAAGGCACTGGTGGTGAACTCCGTGTAGATCGAGCCCAGGCCAAGCTCATCGGTGAGGGCGTTGATATTGGGATAGTCCTTCCAAAAGCCGCGGGTGCCGGCTTCGAAGGGCTTGCCGCTCGGGGTTGTGATTGGCTCACTACCGCTGGGATCCGCCATCCCGTCGATCAGAGTCACGCGCACGCCGGCTTCGCAGAGCGCTTTGGCCGTACCCCAGCCTGCCCAGCCGGCACCGACCACCACTACATGAGACGTCTGGTTTGCTGAAAAACCGTTCTCGGCCATTGGGCTTCTGTGCTTGAGCTCAAGTTAGAGAGATCGGCAGCTCAGACATCAACTGCTCTGACAGCCGCCATAGTTCAGCGGCCTTCGGCAGATCAGCGCCATCAGCACTGGTGTCCGTGGGATCAAGCCGATGCCCACCGAACCTCACCACCTTGTTAGTGAAGTAGTTGAACCCCGGCGTGATCTCCGGATCGCACACCAGCTGCGCCAGCAAGCGGCCAGCGTTTTCGGGTGATTCAGTGATCCGCAGCAAATCACGGGCCACGAACGCGAACGCCCCCATGCCCAGCGGGTTACTGCGCTTGTTGTACCGGAAGAAGCCTCCGTTGGTGCGCGTGATCACCAGGCCGGGGCTCCAGGCGATCACCGGCATCACGGCCCCTAGCTGCCGGTTGAGCTCCCGCGCCATCAGCACGTTGCAGAGCTTGCTGTCTTTGTAAGCCTTGTTGCCATCAAAGCTTGGGTTCCCATCCACCATCGCGAAGCCGGGCCCGGCTCGCAGCCCCTGCAGATCGCCGAGATCCGCAGGCTTGCCCACCTTGCCGGCACCGCTGCTGGGGTTGTGCACCTCAGACGCGGTGATCACCACCCGCGGGCTATCGGCCTTGCACAACAGGGGCAGCAGCCGCATCGCCATCAGCTGATGGGCCAGCTGGTTCACAGCAATGGTGAGTTCGATGCCCTGCGCTGAAAACTGTGGGTCGGAGGCACCGGCGTATTGCAAACCGGCATTGAGCACCAGCGCATCCAACGCTGCACCGCTGTCCACAAGCTGGCTGCAGATCGTGGCAACAGCCCCGAGATCGGCTAGGTCGCAGATCAGGATGTGAACGGATCCCGGCAGCAAACTGCGGGTCTGATCGGCCGTGGCCTGGTTGCGGCAGACAATCGTGAGCTCATGCCCCTGGGCGATGAGCACTGTTGCCGCCTCAAAACCCACGCCGGAGCTTCCTCCGGTGAGCAGCACGCGTTTGGATGCAGGATCAGCCATGGAGCTGGAACACGTAGAGCTCGGCGTCACGATCGCTCACCACATAAACCTTGCCACGCTTTGAATCCACGGCGATGCCTTCTGCTTTACGCACACGCTTGGATTGGCCACCGTCTTCGAGACTGAGATCAAGGCGATGCAGCACCCGATCACGCGTCCAGTCGTAATGGAACAGGCATTGCCCCTGATCACTGGCGATCCAGAAGCTGTCGTGCAGGCTGTCGTAGCTCAATCCGGAGAAGTCGAGCCTGCGAGTCCCCCGCTTTGGATGAGAGAAGCCGTTCTCTGGCGTTAGCAATCGCGACGACAGGATCGTGCTGCATGCAGCATCGAGTTCGATGAGCAGCCCTGGTCGACATTCCTTGACCACAAATACGTGCTGATTGGTGCTGTTTACCGTGATCCCCTCCAGACCCTTGTTGTCGGGCTGAGCGGGGAAGTGCATAGCAACGCTGGCGTAATTGACCATCTCGGCCAGGGGGCGACTCTGCAATTCACGACGACTGGCGAGATCAATACTGACCACCGAATTGGTCTCCTCCTGCACAGCCAGCAGCAGCCTGCCGTCGCAGCTGAGGGCGAGACCCTCCAGCCCTGTCGCATTCACAAAAAACGACTCACTGGTCGACACCCGGCCATTGAGATCCATGCAAAAGATGGCCTTCGTATCGTCGCTGACCGTGAAAAGCGCCGTGCCATCAGCATTGAGGCTGAGGCCCGAGGGTTCATTCAGGCCAAGAGCTGGATCTCCGATGCGTTGCCTGTGGATCAGCTCGAGGCGGAATGGCCCCATCAACACCCACGCGAGTCACTGAAGTGATTGTGAGTCCAGGACAAGCCGGGCATCAGCGCTGAAGTGTCGGGTGCAACACATTGTGAACGCTAATGAGAATCACTTGCTCCAAGCAGAACGGCCATGCTTTGTTGCGACTGAATCTCAGATGCAAGGACAATGCTTCGGCTGTTCGGCGATCGTCAATCCCTGCTGGAAGCGCTGATGCAGGACTGGGCCGAGGCCCAACTGCAACTGCCCAGCGCAAGCGAAATCCCCCAGCGCCTGCGCATGCAACGCAGGCCGTTGCGCTCCTCCGGCAGCTGAGCACAACGGAAGAATTGCCAAAGTTGCTCAGTTCCTCCCCCAGGCTCTCTAAGGTCTGCTCGAAAGGAATTCGTTCTATAGGAGGAATTGCGCGATGTCTGATGGCAAGCACAAGTTCGAGGAGTATGAGCTCCCTTTCGGCACCAACGAAAAGCACACGACTGAAGAGTTCGATCCCAAAAAGGATGCGGGAGTGAATAACCCCGACAGCCGTCACCGCGACAAAGTGCTCGACGAGATCTGCGATACCCATCCGGGCTCACCGATGTGCAAAGTCTTTGACGAGTGAAATCCTGAACATGACTGCTTAACCCCCACCAGCGAGTGGGGGTTTTTTGTGGCCTGAACCTCCAGAGCAAGCTCAGCGCACGCTGTCAAATGCCTTGGCACGCACCTTGCGGAAGTTGGGAGCGGAATTGGCCGTTGAGCGGGTGATTGCCAAGATCAGGCCACCGATCAACCCCAGATTCATGTAAAAACCCGCATCGATTGGGAAGGTGTGGAAGATCAAGGTGGTGGGCACCAAAAACACCAGCAACAGCGAGGCACCAAAAATCGTGTCACCGCCGAACACCAGCAGGATCGAGCCGGCGATCAGCACCAGAATTGCAGCCAACAGCAGCACGTTCGCCAGTGGTTCAGGGATGCCTTTGGAGGCGATGAAACCGGCATTACCCGTGAAGTCGCTGAGCTTGCCCGGCAGTGCATGAACAAACACGGCCGCAAGCAATACGCGGCCTAAAAAATCCAAAACTTTGGAAGGCGAAACGGGAGTACTCATGTCGATCGAGCGGTCGCAGGCACCGCCTTGGTAGTGGTTGAAACAATAGTGACCAATTTGAGTCCGGCCATGCGAGCCACCGTCCTGTCGCTGATCACCCTCGCCGGCCTGCTGCTTCCAAGTGCTGCGACTCTGGCTCACCGGAACCACAGTTCCCAGAGCGTGACGCCCGCAAGCGAACAGCACCAAGCTCCCCGCCATGCACCATCCACCACCGAGAAAGTGAAAGTGGAATCCCTGGGCAGCCTGGATCTCTCGAGGGAATTCACCGCACTGCAAGGTCGAATGCTGCGCACCCGACGAATCACGATTGCCCCCGGTGGGTCGGTGGCCTGGCATCAGCATCAGCAACGGCCTGGGGTCGCCTACCTGCTCAATGGATCCCTAGTCGAGATCCGCGATGACGGAACAGGTCCCCGCGCGATCCAGCGCAAGGCCGGAGAGGCCGTGTTCGAATCCACCGGTGTGCTGCACGGCTGGAGAAATGACTCAGACCAACCAGCCACCGCCGTGGTGATCGATCTGGTGCCACAGACGCAGCCCTAACAGCCAGGGTCAGCTGAAGCGCTCAGTCATTTATTCATCCCACTCGGTGGTAGGCATCCCCTCCACCGAAGCCACCATCACCCACACCACCGTGGGCTTGTCGCTGTTGTTTTGAACGAAATGAGGCTCCTTGGAGCCCTCGATGAAACTTTCGCCTGGCTTGAACACGCTGGTCACCTCCGTGCCATCCGGCTGAACCCGGGTGTTGAGCAGATCCCCGGATTCAAATCCCTGCACATGCACCAGCATCGGAGCGGGGTGGGTGTGTACAGGAATCTTGCCACCCACCGGGAGTTCCACCCGATACAGGCGCAACTCGGGATTGCCCTCCGGGTAGCTCAAAGCAGTGCCGTTGAGCGTCTTCGAGCCTTTGAAAATCTCCTCAATCTTGACCTCAGTCGCAGCGGGCTCCGCAGGCGCGGCGGCCTTGGTTGTTTCACGTCCCCGGTTCGAGCAACCGGCAACGCCCACCATCAGAACAGAGGCTGCCGCCAAGGCGGGGAGAACAAACTTGCGCATGGATTCGGAGGTCGGAACAGACACTTTTGTCAGTGTGACCATGATTCAGCCCACAATCCTTGTGAACGCGAATATTGATGACCTTTCAGTGAAGTCATGGTCGGATTCGATGCATCCACACCGTTCATGTTGCTGGCGCGCATTCATGTGAAACCAGGCTGCGTGGACGCTTACCTCAAGCTTGCCGAAGCCACTGATGCCGCCGTACAGACCAGTGAACCCGGCATGCTGCATCACACCTTCGATCAGGACCCCGACGATCCTCAGGCTTTCGTGTGGTCTGAGGTCTATGCCAATGATGCGGCCTTCGCGGCACATGTCAGCAACCCACCAGTGCAGGACTATCTCAAACAACATGTCGAACTGGGGGATGGCTTCAGCATCGAGGTGTACGGCACCGTGGGCGCTGAATGCCGCGCTCTGATGGAGTCCTTCGGGCTGCCGCTGAAAATCTTCGCCAGCAAGCTGGGCTACAGCCGTGTCTAAGGCTTGTGACGTCTTCCTCGTCGCAGAGTTGCTGAAACTCAGAGGTTCTCGCACGAGTCCGTGCAGCACTCAGCAGCACTCAATGGAATGTTTTCATCCGTTTCAGTAATGCTTCTGAGTTTTGAAATTGATGAGTCCTCAGACCATCAACACAACCGGGAAGCGGCATGGGCTCTTCTTCTGCTTCGCCTTATAACGCTTAATCGCCATCCCACACCGTGAGAGTCCCGGTCGAAAAGGCATTTCTCATTCATTCATCTCGAAACTTCACAGAGCAACACCCACGCCATG
Above is a window of Synechococcus sp. BIOS-U3-1 DNA encoding:
- a CDS encoding putative quinol monooxygenase; its protein translation is MVGFDASTPFMLLARIHVKPGCVDAYLKLAEATDAAVQTSEPGMLHHTFDQDPDDPQAFVWSEVYANDAAFAAHVSNPPVQDYLKQHVELGDGFSIEVYGTVGAECRALMESFGLPLKIFASKLGYSRV
- a CDS encoding hydroxysqualene dehydroxylase, which gives rise to MAENGFSANQTSHVVVVGAGWAGWGTAKALCEAGVRVTLIDGMADPSGSEPITTPSGKPFEAGTRGFWKDYPNINALTDELGLGSIYTEFTTSAFWSPDGLEATAPVFGDAPQLPSPVGQVLATVKNFKRLPVSDRLSIAGLLYAMLDLNRSDAVYRSYDAIDALTLFKQLRISDRMIDDFLRPTLLVGLFKPPEELSAAVTMELLYYYALAHQDSFDVRWIRSKSIAEQLIAPLSNRLRERHQLAVLGGTLATKLNVSADGQTIRSLETRNVMTGSRDVLDDVDAVVLAMGAKGMGALMAQSPECGVLAPELVQAGTLGSIDVVSVRLWLDRYVPVADPANVFSRFTALHGAGATFFMLDQLQKANEQELWGGQPVQGSVIASDFYNATAIAELSDQGIVDCLKQDLLPMAQPAFAEARVVDQEVRRYPRSVSLFSPGSFSKRPPLETSLAPVVCAGDWVRMGDKEHGAKGLCQERAYVCGLEAGNSLLRRGIVRGDGVPRSRQHPVVPIRADEPQVLLGRALNKLVMDPLETLGIDWPWLAS
- a CDS encoding DoxX family protein; the encoded protein is MSTPVSPSKVLDFLGRVLLAAVFVHALPGKLSDFTGNAGFIASKGIPEPLANVLLLAAILVLIAGSILLVFGGDTIFGASLLLVFLVPTTLIFHTFPIDAGFYMNLGLIGGLILAITRSTANSAPNFRKVRAKAFDSVR
- a CDS encoding cupin domain-containing protein; protein product: MRATVLSLITLAGLLLPSAATLAHRNHSSQSVTPASEQHQAPRHAPSTTEKVKVESLGSLDLSREFTALQGRMLRTRRITIAPGGSVAWHQHQQRPGVAYLLNGSLVEIRDDGTGPRAIQRKAGEAVFESTGVLHGWRNDSDQPATAVVIDLVPQTQP
- a CDS encoding cupin domain-containing protein codes for the protein MRKFVLPALAAASVLMVGVAGCSNRGRETTKAAAPAEPAATEVKIEEIFKGSKTLNGTALSYPEGNPELRLYRVELPVGGKIPVHTHPAPMLVHVQGFESGDLLNTRVQPDGTEVTSVFKPGESFIEGSKEPHFVQNNSDKPTVVWVMVASVEGMPTTEWDE
- a CDS encoding SDR family NAD(P)-dependent oxidoreductase, with translation MADPASKRVLLTGGSSGVGFEAATVLIAQGHELTIVCRNQATADQTRSLLPGSVHILICDLADLGAVATICSQLVDSGAALDALVLNAGLQYAGASDPQFSAQGIELTIAVNQLAHQLMAMRLLPLLCKADSPRVVITASEVHNPSSGAGKVGKPADLGDLQGLRAGPGFAMVDGNPSFDGNKAYKDSKLCNVLMARELNRQLGAVMPVIAWSPGLVITRTNGGFFRYNKRSNPLGMGAFAFVARDLLRITESPENAGRLLAQLVCDPEITPGFNYFTNKVVRFGGHRLDPTDTSADGADLPKAAELWRLSEQLMSELPISLT
- a CDS encoding SdiA-regulated domain-containing protein, which encodes MGPFRLELIHRQRIGDPALGLNEPSGLSLNADGTALFTVSDDTKAIFCMDLNGRVSTSESFFVNATGLEGLALSCDGRLLLAVQEETNSVVSIDLASRRELQSRPLAEMVNYASVAMHFPAQPDNKGLEGITVNSTNQHVFVVKECRPGLLIELDAACSTILSSRLLTPENGFSHPKRGTRRLDFSGLSYDSLHDSFWIASDQGQCLFHYDWTRDRVLHRLDLSLEDGGQSKRVRKAEGIAVDSKRGKVYVVSDRDAELYVFQLHG